One stretch of Clavibacter michiganensis DNA includes these proteins:
- a CDS encoding nucleotidyltransferase family protein — protein MAGSRGADDDGRSAGRIAGVVLGAGAGTRYGGPKALATHPDGTPWLATAIRALADAGCSPVLVVLGERADEAEALLTTRPESAHALVVRADDWALGMSASLRAALRAAAALDPPPVALAVVPVDVPDLDAATVRRVIGAAPVDASALRQAVFRGRPGHPALLGRGHWAPLAASVHGDEGARRYLAAHDAQLVEAADLSTGADVDRRS, from the coding sequence ATGGCGGGATCACGGGGCGCGGACGACGACGGGCGCTCGGCCGGGCGGATCGCCGGCGTCGTGCTCGGCGCCGGCGCGGGCACCCGGTACGGCGGCCCCAAGGCCCTCGCGACGCATCCCGACGGCACGCCGTGGCTCGCGACCGCGATCCGCGCGCTCGCCGACGCCGGCTGCTCCCCCGTGCTCGTCGTGCTCGGCGAGCGGGCGGACGAGGCGGAGGCGCTCCTCACCACGCGCCCGGAGTCCGCTCACGCGCTCGTCGTGCGCGCCGACGACTGGGCCCTCGGGATGTCCGCCTCCCTGCGCGCGGCGCTCCGGGCCGCCGCCGCCCTGGATCCGCCGCCCGTCGCCCTCGCCGTCGTCCCCGTGGACGTGCCCGACCTCGACGCGGCGACCGTCCGCCGGGTGATCGGCGCCGCACCGGTCGACGCATCGGCCCTGCGCCAGGCCGTCTTCCGCGGACGCCCCGGCCACCCCGCCCTGCTCGGCCGCGGCCACTGGGCGCCGCTCGCCGCATCCGTCCACGGCGACGAGGGTGCCCGCCGCTACCTGGCCGCCCATGACGCGCAGCTCGTCGAGGCCGCCGATCTCAGCACGGGGGCGGACGTCGACCGGCGCTCCTGA
- a CDS encoding APC family permease — MTAASASAAPQPGLARRLGLLDATVLGLGAMIGAGIFAVMPAAARAAGSGLLLGLAIAAVVAFSNATASAQLAARYPSSGGSYLYGRERLGEWPGFLAGWSFVIGKTASCAAMALTFAAYAVPAAWQRPVAALAVVALAVVGCLGVTRTARLARVIITVVLAVIALVLVAGLLAGGPTAGADPVTGVVDTTPYGVLQSAGLLFFAFAGYARIATMGEEVRDPARTIPRAILLALGGALVVYALVAVTLLGVLGEARLGGSTAPLADVVRDAGWAWAVPVVGVGAAAACLGALLALLAGIGRTSLAMAREGDLPRGLAVVHPRYRVPQRAEIAVAVVVVALVLTVDLRGVVGFSSFGVLLYYVVANAAAFTQERAHRRYPKALQVLGVVGCLVLVATLPAASIAVGVGVLLVGVVGRAVVVARRRRVAA; from the coding sequence ATGACCGCCGCATCCGCATCCGCCGCGCCGCAGCCCGGCCTCGCCCGCCGCCTCGGCCTCCTCGACGCCACCGTGCTCGGCCTCGGCGCGATGATCGGCGCCGGGATATTCGCGGTCATGCCCGCCGCCGCCCGCGCGGCAGGTTCCGGCCTGCTCCTCGGCCTCGCGATCGCGGCGGTCGTCGCCTTCTCCAACGCCACCGCATCCGCCCAGCTCGCGGCCCGCTACCCGTCGTCCGGCGGCTCCTACCTCTACGGCCGGGAGCGGCTGGGGGAGTGGCCGGGCTTCCTCGCGGGCTGGTCGTTCGTCATCGGCAAGACCGCGAGCTGCGCGGCCATGGCCCTGACCTTCGCCGCGTACGCGGTGCCCGCCGCGTGGCAGCGGCCCGTCGCCGCGCTCGCCGTCGTCGCCCTGGCGGTGGTCGGCTGCCTCGGCGTGACCCGCACGGCGCGGCTCGCCCGCGTGATCATCACGGTGGTCCTCGCGGTGATCGCGCTCGTGCTGGTCGCCGGCCTCCTCGCGGGCGGACCGACCGCCGGCGCGGACCCGGTCACCGGCGTCGTCGACACCACCCCGTACGGCGTCCTCCAATCCGCCGGACTCCTGTTCTTCGCCTTCGCGGGGTACGCGCGCATCGCGACCATGGGCGAGGAGGTGCGGGATCCCGCGCGCACCATCCCGCGCGCGATCCTCCTGGCGCTCGGTGGCGCGCTCGTCGTCTACGCGCTCGTGGCCGTGACGCTCCTCGGGGTGCTCGGGGAGGCGCGGCTCGGCGGATCCACCGCGCCGCTCGCCGACGTCGTGCGCGACGCGGGCTGGGCGTGGGCGGTGCCGGTCGTCGGCGTCGGGGCCGCGGCCGCGTGCCTCGGCGCGCTGCTCGCGCTCCTCGCCGGGATCGGGCGCACGTCGCTCGCGATGGCGCGCGAGGGCGACCTGCCGCGCGGGCTCGCGGTCGTGCACCCGCGGTACCGGGTACCGCAGCGGGCCGAGATCGCGGTGGCCGTGGTCGTCGTCGCGCTCGTGCTCACGGTGGACCTCCGCGGCGTCGTCGGCTTCTCGTCCTTCGGCGTGCTGCTGTACTACGTGGTCGCCAACGCCGCCGCGTTCACGCAGGAGCGCGCGCACCGTCGGTACCCGAAGGCGCTGCAGGTGCTCGGCGTCGTCGGCTGCCTGGTGCTCGTGGCCACGCTGCCCGCGGCGTCGATCGCGGTGGGGGTCGGCGTGCTGCTGGTCGGCGTGGTCGGGCGCGCGGTCGTGGTGGCCCGGCGGCGCCGCGTCGCCGCCTGA
- a CDS encoding iron-sulfur cluster assembly scaffold protein, with protein sequence MTLDRQIASALIADHARRRVGSDAALRAASAPGRFVAEPDAATPSVGVVLGTSEQRNATCGDVVDLRVLAADPAHPPVDAGAVVDPAERIAVRWHGRGCTVSQASASMLAELVEGRTAAEASALVVELRALIRSHELLPGAEDRLGDAFALADSGRYPLRGTCALLAWHALEEALAR encoded by the coding sequence ACGCCCGGCGCCGCGTCGGCAGCGACGCGGCGCTGCGGGCGGCGTCGGCGCCCGGCCGGTTCGTCGCCGAGCCGGACGCCGCGACGCCCTCCGTCGGAGTCGTCCTCGGGACCTCCGAGCAGCGGAACGCGACCTGCGGCGACGTGGTGGACCTGCGGGTGCTCGCGGCGGATCCCGCGCACCCGCCCGTCGACGCGGGCGCGGTCGTGGATCCCGCCGAGCGCATCGCCGTCCGCTGGCACGGCCGCGGCTGCACGGTCTCGCAGGCGTCCGCGTCGATGCTCGCCGAGCTCGTGGAGGGGCGGACGGCCGCGGAGGCGTCGGCGCTCGTCGTCGAGCTGCGCGCGCTGATCCGCTCCCACGAGCTCCTCCCCGGCGCGGAGGACCGCCTCGGCGACGCGTTCGCCCTCGCGGACTCCGGCCGCTACCCGCTCCGCGGCACGTGCGCGCTGCTCGCGTGGCACGCGCTCGAGGAGGCGCTCGCGCGCTGA
- a CDS encoding amidohydrolase family protein, which produces MSDHRTTPSPAAPATAARRAVHRGHVLHITGAPLVQDARRHLVSVPDGALAVDDAGRIAWVGPFRDLPAAFADAPVHGDASDFLIPGFVDAHVHFPQTYTTSAHGGGQLLEWLDTCVFPSEARLEDEGFARMIAADFTRRRIMAGTTSALVFGSAFPHAQDALFEASRNAGLRLVSGRGIQTVGSGPAAPLLTSEEDAIALSCAEIDRWHAVDTGDATTATLQVAIVPRFSLSVTPTTLRGLGELYDVARGEGVHFHSHLNENDRPGTGEIAAVREVFGTATYLDTYDGLFLPGSERGGSSLLGRRSVFAHAVHCQDSELARLAETGSSIAHCPTSQQFLGSGTMPWRRTVASGVNVAIGSDVGAGDEWLVSRVLNDAFKVHLSEPGDAGVEIDAAELLFTGTLAGARALDMEDRYGNLDVGKDADFLTITPDRWEPLALTLAHGIRADDADRATDQILFTLLMGLREPAISAVHVQGRRVSAG; this is translated from the coding sequence ATGAGCGACCACCGCACCACGCCCTCCCCCGCCGCGCCCGCCACGGCCGCCCGCCGCGCCGTGCACCGCGGCCACGTCCTCCACATCACGGGCGCCCCGCTCGTGCAGGACGCCCGGCGCCACCTCGTCTCCGTCCCCGACGGCGCGCTCGCGGTCGACGACGCCGGCCGGATCGCGTGGGTCGGCCCGTTCCGCGACCTCCCAGCCGCCTTCGCCGACGCCCCCGTGCACGGCGACGCGTCCGACTTCCTCATCCCCGGCTTCGTCGACGCCCACGTGCACTTCCCGCAGACCTACACGACGAGCGCGCACGGCGGCGGCCAGCTCCTCGAGTGGCTCGACACGTGCGTCTTCCCGTCCGAGGCACGGCTCGAGGACGAGGGCTTCGCGCGCATGATCGCGGCGGACTTCACGCGCCGCCGGATCATGGCGGGCACGACGAGCGCGCTCGTGTTCGGATCCGCGTTCCCGCACGCCCAGGACGCCCTGTTCGAGGCCTCCCGCAACGCGGGCCTCCGGCTGGTGAGCGGCCGCGGGATCCAGACGGTCGGCTCCGGCCCCGCCGCCCCGCTCCTCACCTCGGAGGAGGACGCGATCGCGCTCTCGTGCGCGGAGATCGACCGCTGGCACGCCGTCGACACGGGCGACGCGACGACCGCGACGCTCCAGGTCGCGATCGTGCCGCGCTTCAGCCTCTCGGTGACCCCGACGACCCTCCGCGGCCTCGGCGAGCTGTACGACGTGGCGCGCGGCGAGGGCGTGCACTTCCACTCGCACCTCAACGAGAACGACCGGCCGGGCACGGGCGAGATCGCCGCCGTCCGCGAGGTCTTCGGCACCGCCACCTACCTCGACACCTACGACGGGCTCTTCCTGCCCGGGTCGGAGCGGGGCGGATCCAGCCTCCTCGGCCGCCGCAGCGTCTTCGCCCACGCGGTGCACTGCCAGGACTCCGAGCTCGCGCGCCTCGCCGAGACCGGCAGCAGCATCGCGCACTGCCCGACGTCGCAGCAGTTCCTGGGCTCCGGCACCATGCCGTGGCGCCGCACGGTGGCGTCGGGCGTGAACGTGGCGATCGGATCCGACGTGGGGGCCGGCGACGAGTGGCTCGTCTCCCGCGTGCTCAACGACGCGTTCAAGGTGCACCTCTCGGAGCCGGGCGACGCGGGCGTGGAGATCGACGCGGCCGAGCTGCTGTTCACCGGCACGCTCGCCGGCGCCCGCGCGCTCGACATGGAGGACCGCTACGGCAACCTCGACGTGGGCAAGGACGCCGACTTCCTCACGATCACGCCGGACCGCTGGGAGCCGCTCGCCTTGACGCTCGCCCACGGGATCCGCGCGGACGACGCCGACCGCGCCACCGACCAGATCCTGTTCACGCTGCTGATGGGGCTGCGCGAGCCGGCCATCTCGGCCGTGCACGTGCAGGGGCGGCGGGTGTCGGCGGGCTGA
- a CDS encoding XdhC family protein produces MLEIAAEVLDALADGRRLAVACVTDVLGSAPRTAGTAMAVDDGGRVIGSISGGCVEGAVVEVATGVLDDGMPALTSFGVSDDDAFQVGLTCGGRIGVVVVEVAPAGDARSPVCDAVRSALEDARAGRAASLALVLEGPAVGTWITSAPDAAVDAAVGADPARRIRAELAARLAAGRSGTTEVDCADGPLRVLHLVAAPPPRLLVFGAVDFSAALADAAALLGYRVTVCDARPAFATRARFPTAHEVVAEWPDEYLARTEVDARTVICVLTHDDRFDVPLLVAALRLPVAFVGAMGSRATDVRRRALLVEEGVTDAELARLRSPIGLDIGASTPQETAVSILAEVLAARAGAAGAPLTTTTGPIHGETA; encoded by the coding sequence GTGCTCGAGATCGCCGCCGAGGTGCTCGACGCCCTCGCCGACGGCCGCCGCCTCGCCGTCGCGTGCGTCACGGACGTGCTCGGCAGTGCCCCGCGGACGGCGGGCACCGCGATGGCGGTCGACGACGGGGGCCGCGTCATCGGATCCATCTCCGGCGGATGCGTGGAGGGCGCGGTCGTCGAGGTCGCGACCGGCGTGCTCGACGACGGGATGCCCGCGCTCACGTCCTTCGGCGTCAGCGACGACGACGCGTTCCAGGTAGGCCTCACGTGCGGCGGTCGGATCGGCGTGGTGGTCGTGGAGGTCGCGCCCGCCGGCGACGCGCGGTCGCCCGTGTGCGACGCCGTGCGCTCGGCCCTCGAGGACGCCCGCGCCGGCCGTGCCGCGTCGCTCGCGCTCGTGCTGGAGGGGCCGGCCGTCGGCACCTGGATCACGAGCGCGCCCGACGCCGCGGTGGATGCGGCCGTGGGCGCCGACCCCGCCCGCCGGATCCGCGCCGAGCTCGCCGCCCGCCTCGCCGCCGGCCGCTCGGGCACGACGGAGGTCGACTGCGCCGACGGCCCGCTGCGCGTCCTCCACCTCGTCGCCGCCCCGCCGCCCCGGCTCCTCGTCTTCGGCGCCGTCGACTTCTCCGCCGCCCTCGCCGACGCGGCAGCGCTGCTCGGCTACCGCGTCACCGTGTGCGACGCCCGACCGGCCTTCGCGACGCGGGCGCGCTTCCCGACGGCGCACGAGGTCGTCGCCGAGTGGCCGGACGAGTACCTCGCGCGCACCGAGGTCGACGCCCGCACCGTGATCTGCGTGCTCACCCACGACGACCGCTTCGACGTGCCGCTGCTCGTCGCCGCGCTCCGCCTGCCGGTCGCGTTCGTCGGGGCGATGGGATCCCGCGCCACCGACGTGCGTCGCCGCGCTCTCCTCGTGGAGGAGGGCGTGACGGACGCGGAGCTCGCGCGCCTGCGCTCGCCCATCGGCCTCGACATCGGCGCGAGCACGCCGCAGGAGACGGCCGTCTCGATCCTCGCGGAGGTGCTGGCCGCGCGCGCCGGCGCCGCGGGTGCGCCGCTCACGACGACCACCGGGCCGATCCACGGGGAGACCGCATGA
- a CDS encoding LCP family protein, translating to MPFDDEPLEDEPSAGRPPRSARSPRAGIARHGRLRRPGAIRPVLGLLAATAAVVVVSAGSITAIAAWDLSRTVSANSVDISDGGPLPPSLAGLDGGADILLVGSDSREGQGDGYGDPKVVGTGRLNDATVLVHISADHSRATAISFPRDMLVDIPSCRSEDGKPDVPAATHVMLNTALSRGGLGCVVRTITSITGIGIPYAGVVQFNGVAAVSDAVGGVPVCLAKPIKDKYTSLDMPAGINVIHGHEAAEFLRTRHGVGDASDIDRISNQQVFLGALVRTVTSSGTLSNPAKVYEIARAVVENMSLSTSMDSPAAIASIALTVKDIPADRFSFVQYPSIRRDDGRVDPDTQAGKDLIGVVSSDSDFSLAPGSIGGGVQAPPSTPAPSASPGSEDAGAAGATPDPGTVLPKDVTGQTAAEETCAHG from the coding sequence TTGCCCTTCGACGACGAGCCCCTCGAAGACGAGCCCTCGGCAGGCCGCCCGCCCCGCTCCGCTCGATCCCCGCGGGCCGGGATCGCCCGACACGGACGACTCCGCCGGCCCGGTGCCATCCGACCGGTCCTCGGCCTCCTCGCGGCGACCGCGGCGGTCGTGGTGGTCAGCGCGGGATCCATCACCGCCATCGCGGCGTGGGACCTCAGCCGCACGGTCTCCGCGAACTCCGTCGACATCTCCGACGGCGGCCCGCTCCCACCCTCGCTGGCCGGGCTCGACGGCGGCGCCGACATCCTGCTCGTCGGCAGCGACAGCCGCGAGGGCCAGGGCGACGGGTACGGCGACCCGAAGGTGGTGGGGACGGGACGTCTCAACGATGCGACCGTCCTCGTGCACATCAGCGCCGACCACAGCCGCGCGACCGCGATCTCCTTCCCCCGCGACATGCTCGTCGACATCCCGTCCTGCCGGAGCGAGGACGGCAAGCCGGACGTCCCCGCAGCGACCCACGTGATGCTGAACACGGCGCTCAGCCGCGGCGGGCTGGGCTGCGTCGTGCGCACCATCACGAGCATCACGGGGATCGGCATCCCCTACGCGGGCGTCGTGCAGTTCAACGGCGTCGCCGCCGTCTCCGACGCCGTGGGCGGAGTCCCCGTGTGCCTGGCCAAGCCCATCAAGGACAAGTACACGAGCCTCGACATGCCGGCCGGCATCAACGTCATCCACGGCCACGAGGCCGCCGAGTTCCTCCGGACCCGCCATGGCGTCGGCGATGCGAGCGACATCGATCGCATCAGCAACCAGCAGGTGTTCCTCGGCGCCCTCGTCCGCACGGTGACGAGCAGCGGCACCCTGTCGAACCCCGCGAAGGTCTACGAGATCGCCCGCGCGGTCGTGGAGAACATGAGCCTGTCGACCTCCATGGACAGCCCGGCGGCCATCGCCTCCATCGCCCTCACCGTCAAGGACATCCCCGCGGACCGCTTCAGCTTCGTGCAGTACCCGAGCATCCGACGCGACGACGGTCGCGTCGACCCGGACACGCAGGCCGGGAAGGACCTCATCGGCGTGGTCTCCTCCGACTCCGACTTCAGCCTGGCGCCCGGCTCCATCGGCGGCGGTGTGCAGGCTCCCCCGTCGACCCCCGCGCCGTCGGCGTCACCCGGTTCCGAGGATGCCGGCGCCGCGGGCGCGACCCCCGATCCCGGGACGGTCCTGCCGAAGGACGTGACGGGTCAGACCGCGGCCGAGGAGACGTGCGCGCACGGCTGA